ATTTTCAGCACGTCATCCCACAGCCGCGCGGCCAACGCACGGTCGGCCGCCCCAGTCGATCAATTGCTCATGATTGGTGCCAATGCGGTCTGAATCGTGGACATCTGTGCCGGTGTTGTCATGCGCGTAAGCAGCCGGCCAAAGTGTGGATGCTCCACACCCGAGATTATGTATTGCCAGCGGTAAGCGCTCAGCACAGAGGCTTTGATTTGCGCTGTCTCATCGACACTGAATGATCGTGAAACAGTGCGAATAAAGTAGTCGGCATCGGATGCCGATTGGGCCTGCAGGATTCCATCGACGGCCGCCACCAGCGCAATCAGATCGTTCACTGCCTGGTCGCGCTCGGCTGGCGAGAGTTTCGCGTGCTCCGCCTTCCACTCCAGTTCATCGAGTACGACGTGCCGGCTTTCATCCTTCCAGTGAAATTTGAAAACATCCTTGAACAGTGGGCACAACTCCTCACGCGGGGCGATGCTTTGCACGTAGTGCGCCTGAACAAACAGCTCGATATGACAGGTCAGCGCGAGCACCGACCAAGTGCTGGCCGCAAGCACCGAGCGCGCCACATCGTTGGGATCGGCAACTTGACGATATCCCGCTGGCAATTGCAAACCAATCATCGTCTCCATGCGCCGGAACAACTCCTGGTGCTTGATCTCGTCGTTAGAAAAGCGCACCAGCGCTTCGAGTGCGAGCTGATCGTCAAAGACACGGGCACGACCTTGATCGAGCATTTTGGCACTGATAAAACGCTCGACCAGGCCAAAGATATACGCATAGGTTCGGCCCTGAATCTGACTGAGCAGGCGCGCCTCATCCGCAGCGAGAAAGGTCAGGCGGTCGATCCGCGACAGTCCATCCGGCAAGAATTTGCGCGAGAAGTCAAAACTCCGGTCCTGTAGCAAATCACGATCGATCTGCCATTCCGCTTTCTTCGATGATCTGACAAGTTGAGCATAACGGTCGGCGTTGTCCGAATCTGAGCTGGGCATGGTAGCAACGGTGTTCATATCGATCTCCTGCTTGCCTGGTCGAGTTGGAAATGGAGCAATTACGGTTAACGTCGGAGCCAATGACCAGCGGTGAAGCCTCTGGGGACAGTCTCGATCACTGTGTCCGCGTTGGTGCTAATCTAGGCCTCGCAGTTCAGGCGATGAATGACCAGTGCGCCTGATTACATGCTCCGGACTCCGGAACGGAGGGCTGGCACTTGTTGGATGCGTTTTCTGATGTGTTGCGTGTAATTCGGCTGTCTGGAGGCGTCTTCCTCGAGTCGGAATTCACTGCGCCCTGGTGCATCAAGGGAAGAATCTCTGCGGACGATTGCAAACCGTTCCTGGAGGCACCTCGACATATCATTGCGTCGCATTTTGTCGCCGCGGGGCATATGCAATTACAAGTCGACGGTGGTACTGCCATTGACGTGCGGGCAGGCGAACTCGTTCTGCTTCCTCACAATGACGCCCATTCTTTTGGCAGCGATTTAAGCATTGCACCCATGCCGGCGGGCGAAGTTATCCAGCCGCCAGAAGTCGGCGCTATTTCACGAATCAAGTACGGCGGGGGCGGCGAGGTTACGCAGCTACTGTGCGGATTCCTCGGCTCTGAAACCCCCTTCAGTCCGTTGCTTTCTTCGCTGCCATCCTTATTGAAATTAGACTTGCGCGCGACGGCTTCGGGAGCCTGGATTGAAAGCTCATTCCGTTTCGCTGTCAGTGAGATTGCGGCGGGGCGCCTCGGCTCGACAACGGTCATCGCCAAGCTCTCCGAATTGCTATTCGTCGAAGCCGTCAGCCAGTATGTCGCGAGCCTCCCCGCTGAGCGGCGCGGGTGGCTGGCGGGTTTGCGAGATCCGCATATCGGGCGCGCACTGGCACTGCTCCATGCCCGTCCAACCGAGGGCTGGACGGCAGAAGCCCTGGCGCTTGAAGTGGGCATGTCGCGTTCGGTATTCGCGGAGCGATTCACGGCATTGGTCGGACAGCCACCGATGCAATACCTGACGCTCTGGCGTATGCACGTGGCGGCTCAACAGCTGCGTGAAGGTCGCGGTAATGTGGCGCAAATCGGCTTTGCAGTTGGCTATGAATCCGAAGCCGCGTTCAGTCGCGCATTCAAACGCCAGTTCGGCACATCACCTGGCACTTGGCGC
This genomic stretch from Pseudomonas wuhanensis harbors:
- a CDS encoding diiron oxygenase, which codes for MNTVATMPSSDSDNADRYAQLVRSSKKAEWQIDRDLLQDRSFDFSRKFLPDGLSRIDRLTFLAADEARLLSQIQGRTYAYIFGLVERFISAKMLDQGRARVFDDQLALEALVRFSNDEIKHQELFRRMETMIGLQLPAGYRQVADPNDVARSVLAASTWSVLALTCHIELFVQAHYVQSIAPREELCPLFKDVFKFHWKDESRHVVLDELEWKAEHAKLSPAERDQAVNDLIALVAAVDGILQAQSASDADYFIRTVSRSFSVDETAQIKASVLSAYRWQYIISGVEHPHFGRLLTRMTTPAQMSTIQTALAPIMSN
- a CDS encoding AraC family transcriptional regulator; this translates as MLDAFSDVLRVIRLSGGVFLESEFTAPWCIKGRISADDCKPFLEAPRHIIASHFVAAGHMQLQVDGGTAIDVRAGELVLLPHNDAHSFGSDLSIAPMPAGEVIQPPEVGAISRIKYGGGGEVTQLLCGFLGSETPFSPLLSSLPSLLKLDLRATASGAWIESSFRFAVSEIAAGRLGSTTVIAKLSELLFVEAVSQYVASLPAERRGWLAGLRDPHIGRALALLHARPTEGWTAEALALEVGMSRSVFAERFTALVGQPPMQYLTLWRMHVAAQQLREGRGNVAQIGFAVGYESEAAFSRAFKRQFGTSPGTWRRQSA